ACACCCCGCGCGTGGCGTTCATCGGGATCGACGGTCTCCCGCACGGTCTCGTCGCCGACAACCCGGACACGTTCCCGACGCTCTCGGCGATCGCCGCCGACGGCGACGGCGGGCCGATCGACAGCACCGTGCCGCCGGAGTCGAGCGCGTGCTGGCCCGTCCTCACCAGCGGCCGGAATCCCGGAGAGACCGGCGTCTACGGCTTTCAAGACCGGGAGATCGGATCCTACGACACCTACGTTCCGATGGGGCGAGACGTCCAGACGACCCGCGTGTGGGACCGCGCCACCGACGCCGGGCTCGACGCGACGGTGATGAACGTCCCGGTCACGTTCCCGCCTCAGCGGACGGTCCAGCGGATGGTGTCGGGCTACCTCTCGCCCGACTTGGACAAGGCCGCCCACCCCGACGAGCTCCGCGAGTACCTCACGGGCAGCGACTATCGGCTGTCGGTGAACGCGAAGCTCGGGCACAAGGCGGACAAGTCGGAATTCATCGAGCACGCCCGGGAGACGCTCGACGCCCGCGCCGCCGCCTTCTCCCGGTACGTCGAGCGCGACGACTGGGACCTGTTCGTCGGCGTGTTCACGGCGCCGGACCGGATCAATCACTTCCTGTGGGGCGATTACGCGGAGAACGGGGAGTACCGCGAGGCGTTCCTCGACTTCTACGCCGCGCTCGACGAGCACATCGGTGCGGTCCGGAAGGCCCTCCCGGACGACGTCCGCCTCGTCGTGGGATCGACCCACGGGTTCGCGCGGCTCCGCTACGACGTCTACTGTAACGAGTGGCTGGAGCGGGAGGGCTGGCTCTCGTACGACGACGACGACCACGGCGCGCTGACGGACATCGACGGCGACACCCGCGCGTACTCGCTCGTCCCCGGCCGGTTCTATCTCAACCTGGAGGGCCGCGAACCCGACGGGGTCGTCCCAGAGTCGGAGTACGAGTCCGTGCGCGCCGAGCTGCAGTCGGCCCTCGAATCGTGGGCGGGCCCCGACGGGAAGCCGGTCGCGAAGCGCGTCGTCGAGCGCGAGACCGTCTTCCGCGGCGACCACGACGAGATCGCGCCGGACCTCGTCGTCATCCCGAACGAGGGGTTCGACCTCAAGTCCGGCTTCCGCTCCCACGACGCGGTGTTCGACCCGGACGGCCCGCGGACGGGGATGCACACCTTCGAGGACGCCGCCCTCTTCGTCGACCACCCGGACGCGAACGTCGAGGACGCCGACCTCCTCGACGTCGCGCCGACTCTCCTGCGACTGCTCGACGTCGACTACGGGCGGACCGACCTCGACGGCGCGAGCCTGATCTGAGATGGAGCGGACGCCGGACGGGACCCCGGTCGGCGTCGACGACCCGTACGCGGTCGCCGGCGTCTGCGACCACCTGACCGACGAGGGTCGCTGTCGGTTCGCGCTGACGCGCTCCGGCGACGATCCCGAGTTCGCCGCGGCCCGCCGCGCCGACGGCTACGCCTGCCACGTCGGTCCCGGCGGCGCGTGGCGGAAGTGTCCCCACTACCGCTCGACGACCGACGGCCGCGAGTGTCACCGCTGCGGGCTCGAGGAGGTCCGGATCGCCCACGACGACGCCCGACCGCTGGTGGAGGAACACCACCTCTCGTACGGGAGCGCGGACGGCGGCGCGGCGGAACGCGAAACCACCGAGAGCGACGACGCCGGGCCCCACGAGATCACGGTCGCGCTGTGCCGCTGGTGTCACACGAAGGTCCACAAGTCGTTCGCGCGGATCGACGACGACGCGAGCCCGGACCCCGAGGCGATCGCGGCACGCGAGGGTCGGCGGAGCAGAGAGAAGTCCGAGTCCGCCTTCGAGACGGCGAGCGAGCGGTTCGACGCGGGAGAGTAACCCTGTTTCCGAGGCGCCCTCGGCGCCGAAGCCTGAGCGGGGTCTCAGGCGTCGGGCTTCGGCCGGATCAGGTTCGCAAGCGCGACGAGGACGCCCAGGAACCAGCCGAGCGGGACGGAGATGCCGAGCCACATCAGGACGTAGCCGAGGCCGGCGACCCCCCACTGCTCGCCGAACGTCTCCAGGTCGAAGGCCCCGCGGAGCGTCTCGTTGATCCCGCCGACGGAGAGGAACGTGTCGAGGATCCAGACCGCGAGGTCGTAGCTCGGATCGAGCACCAGGTTCGAGATAGAGGGGGTGAGGAGCCCGGCGACCACCGGCGGCAGGAAGATGGCCGTCATCGCGAACGGGTACGCGAGGAGGACGCTGACGAACCGCCCGCCGGCCTTCGAGAACCCGGCGGCCGCGCCCGCGGAGACGACCGCCACGACGCTGGCGCCGCCGATCCCGAGCATCACCTCGGTAGGGAGCTGGAAGTGCGCGAGCAAGGTGAGCGACCCCCAGACGAGCGTCGCGACGAGGACCGCGCCGAGCACGCCGAAGCGGGCCACCGCCGAGTCGAGCTTCGCGGCGTAGTACCGCGTGGCGAACCCGACGAGCAGGAGCGGGTACGCGACCGCGACCAGCGGGCCGCCGAGGATCGCCCAGAGGTAGTACCCGACCGTCTGGACGGCGGTCTCCGGTTTCCACTTCCCCAGCACCGCGCTCGGATCCAGCTGTCGCGGGAAGACGACTTCCATCCACGTCTCGTGGAGACGGACCACGTCAAGGAGGAGCGCTTCCACCAGCCCCGTCTGTCCTCGGCGTTCCATTTGGCTCACTTCGCGCGCGCCACACCGTGAACTTTGTGCCTTCGTTCGCGCGGCTGACATCGAGCGCGCACTGACCGACTGCGCGCCGACCGAGCGCGCCGCCAATTATCAGACAGGGATCCCCGCGTCGATACGCTTAACCGTTACAACGGGCCTAACAGTGCTCATGCACAGACGTGGACTGCTCGCGGCGATCGCCGCATCGACGTCCGTCGCCGTCGCCGGGTGCGCCGGCGGAGAAGACGGGAGCTACGAGTACGACGCGGATCCCGCCCGGATCCCGTCGGAAACGGCCTCCGACGCCGGGTACGAGGGCGAGGAGCCGGAGTCGTTCACCATCGAACAGGAGTTCGACGTGGCGGGCGTGAACGCCCAGGTGTCGGCGACGACCTGGGTCGCCGGGTACGAGAACCCGGACAACGGGTCGGCGCTGTTCGTGGCGAGCACCCCGGACGCGTCGGTCGGCGGCCAGTCGGTCAATCCCCTCGTCCGCGCGGACGACGCGGAGCTGATCCGCCGGCTGTTAGAACAGACCGACCAGCGGGGATTCGGCGGCGAGGGCACCGACGTGGAGGCCGAGGACATCGAGAACCGCGGGTCGGAGACGCGGACTATCCTCGAGCAGGAGGTCGAGGTCTCGATCCTCGAAACCACGATCAACGCGGAGGTCGACGCCGGGAACAACCAGAGCGGCAGCGCCGAGGACGTCCCCGTGTTCCTCTACGTCGCGACCGTCCGGCACGACGATGACGTGATCGCTCTCGTCGGCGTCCATCCCACCGCTATCGACGCCGGCGACGCCGTCCTCTCGCTGATGGAACAGGTCGAACACTGATCGTCGGCCGGCCCGGCAGTCCACTCCTTCCGACGTCGCCAACGGCCAGAGAGCGACGGCTCAGATCGCCGGACGTGAATCGATCCGACAGCGACGTTTCCGCGAAAGGAAGCTTCTGTCTCCGTAAATCCTATAATAAACAATCAACCGAATGAGCGTGTTCCACGAACGCCAGACGGTGGCAGCGTAGCGAGCTCGTCGACTCCTGCGGTGCGGACGCTGCCTAGCCTCGGCTCTGTCGATCGTGGTCCGTCACGATGGATCGAAGAAACTCAACTCAGCGTGGGCCGGTGGTTATTCTCGTCATCTGTGTTGTCGTGATTTCAGTTGTCGCGGTGGGTGTAACTCTGGCTTCTGGGGAAGCGGATGGGAGCCGATCTCACAATATAACAACTTCAGGAGAATATAATTCTGTAAACGGTTCTATTACAGTTCAAGATCAGGCAACAGTTTCTACGAATTTTGTTAGAAACAGCAGAACTACATCTGGAGTGACTATTAGTGAAATCGAATCAAATGTAAATTCGACGATCGTCCTTACTGACAAGGATACTAGCGACATTGTTGGATATAAATCGCTTTCAGTAGAACAAATAAATGACAAAGACAATATGTCGCTCAATACGTCAAATTTGGGCGGGGCAGTTGGGGCATATCTCATACCGAGTGAGAACATTAGTATAAATCAAGATCGTATCGATACAGAACTATCTGAACAAGAGAAAAATTCAGCAGTTGATAAAGACAGAGCGCACGTGTACCTGGGTACTGTAGAGTTTGAAAATCAAGAATTCAAAAAAGCAGGAGCAGCCAATATCTCTGTGGCAACTTCTGAAGTACGAGACACGATCGGGATGAACACACCATATATTATTTCTATCCACCCAATTACTTCCAGTAATAAAGTTGTGTATGATGAGTATATTGGATATTCAGATGTTCTTGTTGGTGTGAACGATGGGATAAAAATACCTGTTAGAGATGCAAATGGAAGCAAAAGCAGAATTTGGCACAGTAACCGATATGTGGCAACTATTCGGCTTGCACAGGGACAAAAACCGGGAGACCCCGTGAATTTGGCATCAACGAAGCGGTTGCCGAATTCAGATATAAACCATCAATTTGTAGAGGGAGATGTGTCCGATAGTGCAGATGTGCGCATTACCAATGTTCCCTTGGATATAAACAACAGTAGTAGACTGGATCGTAAGTTCAATCATACGAACTACACTGGTAAACAAATTTATTCTGGAGAAGTAGTCCTGTTCGAAAATAACACCTCCACAACAAACTCTATTAAATTGCATAGAAGACTACCAGATAACCGTTCAATAATAGCCGGATTAGGAACGCCTCTGAATGGCACAGAGGGAGTAGTTTTTAATACGACTGGCTTACCCACAGGGACTTATTCACTCACCGGTGGTGGATTTGAGAAGGGAAATCGATTCAAATTAATCGGGAGGGATGCCCAAGAAGTAGAAATCGACAACATCAGGGAAGAAATGGAAATCGGAATCCAGACAGACTATGAGCTATGTCATCACACCCCGGAAGTTAGTGTGAGAATCTTTAACTTAAATACAAACAGCACACTCGCAACTGCCAACCTCTCCACACCATCTTCCGGTCGCACCTCGATTGGGATCAACACGTACGCACTCGGTAACGAATCGCTGACGGACGGTCTCGTCACCGCGGGGCCGGGTGCGACCGTCGAATCGGTCAACACATCGATGTCGAACGAGACGCTGCCACCGGGGGAGTATCGGGTCGCGGTCCGCTCCGAGCAGGGACTCGCCGCGACGGCGGACGAGACGACTGTCATGGTCGCGAACCGGTCGACGAACGGGCTGACCGCCTACGCGACGGCCGACCTCGATCGGAGCGACCTCGGGACGGCCGATGCGGTACAGCGGGCGATCGCGAACGGGACGCTCTCGCCGACGTCAACCGTCACTTCCGGCGAAACCGTGGTGTACGTCGCGAACGCCACGGGACTGACCGGGCTGCCGGCCGCGCGGAACGCGACCCCGGAGACGGGCGCCGACCTGGCTCGGCTCGACGGGCTCGCCTTCGGCGTACGCTCGAACGCGTCGACGATTTCGACGGCGGAGGACGACCGAACCGACGCGAACGGGTCGGTCCCGAGGAACTCGTCCGTTCACGTCGACGACCGAGGCCTGTACCTCGTCGCCGATGCCGACGACGCCCTCGCGACCGACGAGACGCCCGCCGACGGGGAGGCGTTCACCGCAGAGTTCCTCGTGGCGGACGAACGGCTCCGCGAGGCGGCGTCGGATCCGACCGGCGGTCACACCGCGTCGACGACGGTGACCTTCGAGACGCCGCCTCCAGACGGGGAGGACGGCGATTCGAAGAGCGACGGCAGCCTCGAAGGCGGTGGAGGCGAGGGTGGGTCCGACGGCGGAGCGACGGGAGGTGACGCGACCGGCGGCGGGACGTCCGGCGGAAGCGCTGCGACGGGGAGCGGCGGAACCGCCGGCGGCAGAGCGACCGGGTCCCCACCCGAGACGGGCTCTCCGCCGAGAGGGACGAAGGCGGGAGAGGCGGGAAACGAGAACGGTGACGGGCCGCGGTCCGAACTCGGGCGGAGCGGGGGTCGCTTCGGGATCCGGCCGGTCGCCGACGTCCGGACGGTCGCGCGCGACGATTCCACCGGATCACCCGCGTCCGTCTCTCGGACGGCGGCGTCCTCCGGGGTAGGCATCGCCTCGCCGGGAGACGGCAGCGTCCGGTCCGAGGCGGGTGCGGGCCGCGGCGACGCCGGGTCGGACGACACGGGTGCCGGGAGCGACGAGGCGGCGAGAGCGAACGGAGCGGACGCGGAGGCCCCCGCAAGCGACGGTTCGGGATCGAAATCGGATACGGCGGGATCGAACCCCGACACGACCGACACGGACCCGGCGACTCCGAGCTACGACGACGCGCCGATCCGGACGACCGCCGAGGACGTGCCCGGGTTCGGTCCGCTCGCCGCCCTGGTCGCGCTCCTGTTCGCCGGTGGGCTCGCCGCGCGTCGGCGGGATCGGGAGGCGTGAGGCGACGCTCCGACGCCGCGGTGGCGGTATCCTTTTGCTGGACCGCTCCCTTCCGTCGGGTATGAGCGTGACCATCACCCCGCCGCGGAAGCGGGAGTGCGAGCTGTGCGGTCGCCGCGAGCGGTGGGACGAGGAGAACACCGGCTGGCAGATCGCCGACGAACCGGGCGAGGTCTACTGCATCCACGAGTGGGACATCAACGGAACGTTCACGCCGCTTCGCGAGTGACCGGCCGGGTTCCGATCGACGACGAGTTCGGTTTCGCTCAACGGTGAATTCGATTTCGGCCGACTATCGCGCGGTTTTTCTTCCGTTGACGATAACGCACCTATTTTCCGTATCGTTCTCTGTCTCGGCGGTTTTATTTCCAATTACAAATTATAACTAGGCTATCTCCGGATTATAACTGATCAAACAGGAAACGAATTGTGTGTTATTCACCCCTGATGAATAATTACCTTATATTCCCTAATGTGTGTACGAGGGATCCTACCCGTATCAGGGTTATACCTTTAAGTGATCATCTGTGAGTGGGGAGCATGACCGAGCCACGTAGTGACACCCGGGGGGGTTCGGAATCCTCGGGCCACGGTGGGGGGCTTGCGGACGTATCAGACGAGCGGTCGAACTGCGGGATCGGCGGGATCGTCGACCTCGACGGGGACCCGAGCCACGACACGGTGACCGACGCGGTCCGGCTGCTGGAGAACCTCGAGCACCGCGGGACCACGGGCGCCGAGGAGAACACCGGCGACGGGGCCGGGATCATGGTCGCGCGCCCGGACGACTTCTTCCGCGACGTCGTCGACGCCGACCTCCCCGACGAGTACGCGGTCGGCTCCGTCTTCATGCCGACCGAGGGGAGCGTCCAGGCGGAGATCCACGACGTCATCGCCGAGGTGTTCTCCGTCTACGGGCTGGAGGTGCTCGCGTGGCGCTCCGTCCCGACGGACAACGCCGACCTCGGCGAGACCGCGCTCGACTCCGAGCCGGAGATCGCCCAGCTGTTCGCCGCGCCCGTCGAGGGCGCCGGCCTCGCCGAGCGGTTCACCAGCGAGGAGGCCCGCCCGGACGACGCCGACCCCGAGCTCCTCGGCTTCGACCGCGCGCTGTACGCCGCCCGCCGCGAGATCGAGAACGCGGTCGCCGACGTCGACGGCGCCGGCCGGTTCTACGTCTGCTCGCTCGACCGCCAGCGCGTCGTGTACAAGGGCCTGCTGAAGGGCTCCCAGCTCGCCGACTACTACCCCGACCTGACCGACGAGCGCTTCGCCAGCCACGTCGCCTTGGTCCACGCGCGGTTCTCGACGAACACGCTCGGCGCGTGGCACCTCGCGCACCCGTACCGCAACATCGTCCACAACGGCGAGTTCAACACGATCCGCGGGAACGTCAACTGGATGCGCGCCCGCGAGAACGACCTCGAACACCCCGCGTTCGGCGCCGAGCTCGACACGATCAAGCCGGTGATCGACGACCCGAACCAGTCGGACACCGCGAGCGTCGACAACGCGGTCGAACTCCTCCTGCAGGCCGGTCGGGACCTCCCGCACACCCTCCGGATGCTGATCCCGGAGGCGTTCCGCGACGACGACCTGATGGACGCGGCGCGCACCGACTTCTACGACTACCACGCGTCGCTCGTCGAGCCGTGGGACGGTCCCGCCCTGGTCATCGGCTTCGACGGCGACCGCGTCGCCGGCGTCCTCGACCGCAACGGGCTCCGCCCCTGCCGGTACGAGGTGACCGAGGAGAACCGCCTCGTCGTCGGCAGCGAGGTCGGCGCGCTGCCGACCGATCCCGCCGAGGTGCAGCGCCGCGGGCGGCTCCAGCCCGGCGAGATCTTCGTCGCCGACCCCGAGGAGGGGCGGATCGTCCCCGACGACGAGGTGTTCGCCGAGCTCACCGACGAGAAGTACGGCGAGTGGGTCGACGAGCGCCAGGTCGACCTCGACGAGGTCGCGAGCGAGGTCGACCCCGAGACGGAGGCGGTCGACGCCCCCGGCGTGGACGAGGGCGGCGAAGACGCCGAGAGCGACGAGTCGACAGTCCGGATCCACCAGGCCGCGTTCGGCTACACGACGGACTCGCTGAACCACCTCGTCGAGCCCATGGCGAAAGACGGGAAAGACCCCGTGGGCTCGATGGGCGACGACACGCCGCTGTCGGTGCTCGCGGACGTCGACCGCCCGCTGTTCACCTACTTCAAGCAGCTGTTCGCGCAGGTGTCGAACCCGCCGATCGACTACATCCGCGAGGAGCTCGTCACCTCGCTGGAGACCCGGATGGGGAACCAGCGGAACCTGCTCGACGAGACCCCCGAACACGCCGAGCAGATCGTCTCGGATTCGCCGATCCTCACCGACGCCGAGACGGCCGCACTGAAGGGGCTCGACGGCGAGCCGGTCGACGGCGACGGCCCGGCGTTCGCCTCGGCGACGGTCGATATCACGTACGACCGCGAGGGGTCGCTCGTCGACGCCGTCACCCGGATCCGCAACGAGTCCGCGGCCGCGATTCGGGACGGCGCCGACGTGGTCGTCCTCTCGGACCGCGCGGTCGGCCCGGACCGGCTCGCGGTCCCGAGCCTGCTCGCGACCGGCGCGGTCCACCACCACCTCGTCCGGAACGGGCTGCGGAACCGCGCCGGGATCGTCGTCGAGTCGGGCGAGCCGCACGAGGTCCACCACATCGCGACGCTGGTCGGCTACGGCGCCGACGCGATCGACCCGTACCTCGCGTACGAATCCATCGCCGACGTCGTCGCGGGGCCGGACGGCGCCGACGAGGAGGAGGCGCTCGCGGCGTACCGCGGCGCGCTGGAGGACGGGCTCCTCAAGACGATGGCGAAGATGGGCATCTCGACGATGGAGTCGTACCAGGGCGCCCAGATCTTCGAGGCGGTCGGGCTCGCCTCCGAGTTCGTCGGCGAGTACTTCGAGGGGACCGAGATCCGCACCGAGGGGATCGGGACCGAGGAGATCGAAGGCGACCTCCGGACGCGTCACGCGATGGCGTTCGGCGCCGATCCCAAGCTGGAGACGACCGGCGAGTACGAGCACCGCTCGTCGGGGATCAAACACGGCTGGAACCCGCAGACGGTCGGGACGCTCCAGCAGGCGGTTCGCGGCGGCGACTACGAGCAGTACGGGGAGTTCGCCGAGCTGGTGAACGACCAGTCCGAGGAGCTCCAGACGCTCCGCGGCCTCCTCGAGTTCGAGTCCGACCGCGATCCGGTGCCGGTAGAGGAGGTCGAGCCGGTCGAGTCGATCGTCGAGCGCTTCTCGACGGCGGCGATGAGCCTCGGGAGCATCTCGCCGGAGGCCCACGAGAACAACGCGATCGCGATGAACCGGATCGGCGCGAAGTCGAACACCGGCGAGGGCGGCGAGCCCCCGGAGCGATTCGGTACCGAGAAGGAGTGCAACGTCAAGCAGGTCGCCTCCGGCCGGTTCGGCGTCACCGCCGACTACCTCGCGAGCGCTGACGAGCTCCAGATCAAGATGGCGCAGGGCTCGAAGCCCGGCGAGGGCGGCCACCTCCCCGGCGAGAAGGTCAACGAGATGATCGCGCACGTCCGGTGTTCGACGCCCGGCGTCGGGCTCATCTCGCCGCCGCCGCAACACGACATCTACTCGATCGAGGACCTCAAACAGCTCATCTTCGACCTGAAGGCCGCGAACCCCGACGCCGACGTCAACGTGAAGCTGGTGTCGGAGGCCGGCATCGGCACCATCGCGGCCGGCGTCGCGAAGGCGAACGCGGACGTCGTCCACGTCTCCGGCCACGACGGCGGGACGGGCGCGTCCCCGAAGACGTCGATCAAGAACGCGGGGCTCCCGTGGGAGCTCGGCCTCGCCGAGGCGAACCAGATGCTCCGCGCGACCGGCTTGCGCGACCGCATCCGCGTCACCGCGGACGGCGGGCTCAAGACCGGCCGCGACGTCGCGGTCGCCGCCGCGCTCGGCGCCGAGGAGTACGTGTTCGGCACCGCGTCGCTCGTCACCGCCGGCTGCGTGATGGCCCGCCAGTGCCACGAGAACACCTGTCCGGTCGGCGTCGCGACCCAGCGGGAGGACCTCCGACAGCGCTTCCCCGGCCAGCCGGACCACGTCATCAACTACATGACGTTCATCGCCCAGGAGCTCCGCGAGATTATGGCCGAGCTCGGCTACACGGAGGTCGAGGAGTTCATCGGGCGGCCCGAGCTCCTCTCCCAGCGCGAGACGGACCACGAGAAGGCGAAGCACCTCGACCTCTCGGCGGTGATCGCCGAGCCCGCGGGCGACGCCCGAACCAAGACCCGCGAACAGGACGACGCCGACATCGAGGCGCTGCTCGACTGGGACCTCATCGACGAGGCGGCTCCGGCCATCGAGGACGGCGCGCCCGTCGCGCTCACCCGCGACGTGGAGAACGTCGACCGCGCTGTCGGCGCGACGCTCTCGAACCGCGTCGTCTCCGAGCACGGGGGCGAGGGGCTCCCCGACGACACCGTCACTTGCCGGTTCGACGGCTACGCCGGCCAGAGCTTCGGCGCGTTCCTCGCGTCCGGCGTCACCTTAGAGCTCACCGGCGCCGCCAACGACTACCTCGGGAAGGGGCTCTCCGGCGGTCGGATCGTGGTCAACACGCCCGAGGAGGCCGGCTACGACCCCGCGGAGAACGTCGTCGCCGGCAACGTCGGGCTGTACGGCGCCACCGCCGGCGAGGTGTACGTCAACGGCGTCGTCGGCGAGCGCTTCGGCGTCCGCAACTCCGGCGTGCGGGCGGTCGTCGAGGGCGTCGGAGACCACGGCTGCGAGTACATGACCGGCGGCGTCGTCGCCGTGCTCGGCGACACGGGCCGGAACTTCGCGGCCGGGATGTCCGGCGGCGTCGCCTACGTGTACGACCCCGACAACCGGCTCGACGACCGCGTCAACCGCGGGATGGTGTCGGTCTCGGAGACGCTCGACGACTCCGACGAGCGCATGCTCCGCCGGCTCGTGGAGAACCACCGAGCGTACACCGGCAGCGACCGCGCGGCCGAGCTGCTCGACGACTGGGCGGCGACCCTGGACGACTTCGTCCGGGTCTTCCCCGACGCGTACGCCGACGTCATCGCCGAGGGCAAGGGCGCCGACGTGCGCGACGAGCCGCCGGCGGCGGCCGAGGCCGTCCCGGGCGCGGCGAGCGAGTCGACCGGACAGGCGTCGAGCGAC
Above is a window of Halorubrum depositum DNA encoding:
- a CDS encoding DUF7097 family protein yields the protein MERTPDGTPVGVDDPYAVAGVCDHLTDEGRCRFALTRSGDDPEFAAARRADGYACHVGPGGAWRKCPHYRSTTDGRECHRCGLEEVRIAHDDARPLVEEHHLSYGSADGGAAERETTESDDAGPHEITVALCRWCHTKVHKSFARIDDDASPDPEAIAAREGRRSREKSESAFETASERFDAGE
- the gltB gene encoding glutamate synthase large subunit; its protein translation is MTEPRSDTRGGSESSGHGGGLADVSDERSNCGIGGIVDLDGDPSHDTVTDAVRLLENLEHRGTTGAEENTGDGAGIMVARPDDFFRDVVDADLPDEYAVGSVFMPTEGSVQAEIHDVIAEVFSVYGLEVLAWRSVPTDNADLGETALDSEPEIAQLFAAPVEGAGLAERFTSEEARPDDADPELLGFDRALYAARREIENAVADVDGAGRFYVCSLDRQRVVYKGLLKGSQLADYYPDLTDERFASHVALVHARFSTNTLGAWHLAHPYRNIVHNGEFNTIRGNVNWMRARENDLEHPAFGAELDTIKPVIDDPNQSDTASVDNAVELLLQAGRDLPHTLRMLIPEAFRDDDLMDAARTDFYDYHASLVEPWDGPALVIGFDGDRVAGVLDRNGLRPCRYEVTEENRLVVGSEVGALPTDPAEVQRRGRLQPGEIFVADPEEGRIVPDDEVFAELTDEKYGEWVDERQVDLDEVASEVDPETEAVDAPGVDEGGEDAESDESTVRIHQAAFGYTTDSLNHLVEPMAKDGKDPVGSMGDDTPLSVLADVDRPLFTYFKQLFAQVSNPPIDYIREELVTSLETRMGNQRNLLDETPEHAEQIVSDSPILTDAETAALKGLDGEPVDGDGPAFASATVDITYDREGSLVDAVTRIRNESAAAIRDGADVVVLSDRAVGPDRLAVPSLLATGAVHHHLVRNGLRNRAGIVVESGEPHEVHHIATLVGYGADAIDPYLAYESIADVVAGPDGADEEEALAAYRGALEDGLLKTMAKMGISTMESYQGAQIFEAVGLASEFVGEYFEGTEIRTEGIGTEEIEGDLRTRHAMAFGADPKLETTGEYEHRSSGIKHGWNPQTVGTLQQAVRGGDYEQYGEFAELVNDQSEELQTLRGLLEFESDRDPVPVEEVEPVESIVERFSTAAMSLGSISPEAHENNAIAMNRIGAKSNTGEGGEPPERFGTEKECNVKQVASGRFGVTADYLASADELQIKMAQGSKPGEGGHLPGEKVNEMIAHVRCSTPGVGLISPPPQHDIYSIEDLKQLIFDLKAANPDADVNVKLVSEAGIGTIAAGVAKANADVVHVSGHDGGTGASPKTSIKNAGLPWELGLAEANQMLRATGLRDRIRVTADGGLKTGRDVAVAAALGAEEYVFGTASLVTAGCVMARQCHENTCPVGVATQREDLRQRFPGQPDHVINYMTFIAQELREIMAELGYTEVEEFIGRPELLSQRETDHEKAKHLDLSAVIAEPAGDARTKTREQDDADIEALLDWDLIDEAAPAIEDGAPVALTRDVENVDRAVGATLSNRVVSEHGGEGLPDDTVTCRFDGYAGQSFGAFLASGVTLELTGAANDYLGKGLSGGRIVVNTPEEAGYDPAENVVAGNVGLYGATAGEVYVNGVVGERFGVRNSGVRAVVEGVGDHGCEYMTGGVVAVLGDTGRNFAAGMSGGVAYVYDPDNRLDDRVNRGMVSVSETLDDSDERMLRRLVENHRAYTGSDRAAELLDDWAATLDDFVRVFPDAYADVIAEGKGADVRDEPPAAAEAVPGAASESTGQASSDD
- a CDS encoding alkaline phosphatase family protein, with translation MGLFDRLRGNDTPRVAFIGIDGLPHGLVADNPDTFPTLSAIAADGDGGPIDSTVPPESSACWPVLTSGRNPGETGVYGFQDREIGSYDTYVPMGRDVQTTRVWDRATDAGLDATVMNVPVTFPPQRTVQRMVSGYLSPDLDKAAHPDELREYLTGSDYRLSVNAKLGHKADKSEFIEHARETLDARAAAFSRYVERDDWDLFVGVFTAPDRINHFLWGDYAENGEYREAFLDFYAALDEHIGAVRKALPDDVRLVVGSTHGFARLRYDVYCNEWLEREGWLSYDDDDHGALTDIDGDTRAYSLVPGRFYLNLEGREPDGVVPESEYESVRAELQSALESWAGPDGKPVAKRVVERETVFRGDHDEIAPDLVVIPNEGFDLKSGFRSHDAVFDPDGPRTGMHTFEDAALFVDHPDANVEDADLLDVAPTLLRLLDVDYGRTDLDGASLI
- a CDS encoding HEWD family protein, which translates into the protein MSVTITPPRKRECELCGRRERWDEENTGWQIADEPGEVYCIHEWDINGTFTPLRE
- a CDS encoding PGF-CTERM sorting domain-containing protein, which encodes MDRRNSTQRGPVVILVICVVVISVVAVGVTLASGEADGSRSHNITTSGEYNSVNGSITVQDQATVSTNFVRNSRTTSGVTISEIESNVNSTIVLTDKDTSDIVGYKSLSVEQINDKDNMSLNTSNLGGAVGAYLIPSENISINQDRIDTELSEQEKNSAVDKDRAHVYLGTVEFENQEFKKAGAANISVATSEVRDTIGMNTPYIISIHPITSSNKVVYDEYIGYSDVLVGVNDGIKIPVRDANGSKSRIWHSNRYVATIRLAQGQKPGDPVNLASTKRLPNSDINHQFVEGDVSDSADVRITNVPLDINNSSRLDRKFNHTNYTGKQIYSGEVVLFENNTSTTNSIKLHRRLPDNRSIIAGLGTPLNGTEGVVFNTTGLPTGTYSLTGGGFEKGNRFKLIGRDAQEVEIDNIREEMEIGIQTDYELCHHTPEVSVRIFNLNTNSTLATANLSTPSSGRTSIGINTYALGNESLTDGLVTAGPGATVESVNTSMSNETLPPGEYRVAVRSEQGLAATADETTVMVANRSTNGLTAYATADLDRSDLGTADAVQRAIANGTLSPTSTVTSGETVVYVANATGLTGLPAARNATPETGADLARLDGLAFGVRSNASTISTAEDDRTDANGSVPRNSSVHVDDRGLYLVADADDALATDETPADGEAFTAEFLVADERLREAASDPTGGHTASTTVTFETPPPDGEDGDSKSDGSLEGGGGEGGSDGGATGGDATGGGTSGGSAATGSGGTAGGRATGSPPETGSPPRGTKAGEAGNENGDGPRSELGRSGGRFGIRPVADVRTVARDDSTGSPASVSRTAASSGVGIASPGDGSVRSEAGAGRGDAGSDDTGAGSDEAARANGADAEAPASDGSGSKSDTAGSNPDTTDTDPATPSYDDAPIRTTAEDVPGFGPLAALVALLFAGGLAARRRDREA
- a CDS encoding DUF6517 family protein is translated as MHRRGLLAAIAASTSVAVAGCAGGEDGSYEYDADPARIPSETASDAGYEGEEPESFTIEQEFDVAGVNAQVSATTWVAGYENPDNGSALFVASTPDASVGGQSVNPLVRADDAELIRRLLEQTDQRGFGGEGTDVEAEDIENRGSETRTILEQEVEVSILETTINAEVDAGNNQSGSAEDVPVFLYVATVRHDDDVIALVGVHPTAIDAGDAVLSLMEQVEH